The following are from one region of the Mycolicibacterium diernhoferi genome:
- the pyrF gene encoding orotidine-5'-phosphate decarboxylase, whose amino-acid sequence MSSFGARLAEAVAARGPLCPGIDPHPELLSSWGLPVDVTGLARFSEICVAAFADFAIVKPQVAFFEAYGSAGFAVLEQTTAALQAAGVLVLADAKRGDIGTTMAAYAQAWAGESPLAADAVTASPYLGFESLRPLLDVAAAHGRGVFVLAATSNPEGAGVQRAVVGGPADGRTVAQSIVDAAGMENQANRAHQGPGSIGVVIGATLSDLPDLGALDGPVLAPGVGAQGGRPEDLGRLGSRVLPAVSREILRAGPEVAALRAAAERLRDEVAYLA is encoded by the coding sequence CCGGGCATCGACCCGCACCCCGAACTGCTGTCCTCCTGGGGGTTGCCCGTCGACGTGACGGGCCTGGCGCGGTTCAGTGAGATCTGCGTGGCGGCGTTCGCGGATTTCGCGATCGTCAAACCCCAGGTGGCGTTCTTCGAGGCGTACGGCTCGGCCGGCTTCGCGGTGCTGGAACAGACGACGGCGGCCCTGCAGGCCGCGGGGGTGCTGGTGCTCGCCGACGCCAAACGCGGCGACATCGGCACCACCATGGCGGCCTACGCGCAGGCCTGGGCGGGGGAGTCGCCGTTGGCCGCCGACGCGGTCACGGCCTCGCCCTACCTGGGTTTCGAATCGCTGCGGCCGCTGCTCGACGTCGCCGCGGCACACGGGCGCGGAGTCTTCGTGCTGGCGGCCACCTCGAACCCGGAGGGTGCCGGCGTGCAGCGTGCCGTCGTGGGCGGACCGGCGGACGGGCGCACCGTCGCACAGAGCATCGTCGACGCGGCCGGCATGGAGAACCAGGCGAACAGGGCCCACCAGGGCCCCGGGTCGATCGGTGTGGTGATCGGGGCGACGCTGTCCGATCTGCCGGACCTCGGCGCCCTGGACGGCCCGGTACTGGCCCCCGGGGTGGGGGCCCAGGGTGGACGGCCCGAGGATCTCGGCCGATTGGGCTCCCGGGTCCTGCCCGCGGTGTCCCGGGAGATCCTGCGCGCCGGACCCGAGGTCGCCGCATTGCGGGCGGCCGCGGAACGGCTCCGCGACGAGGTCGCCTACCTGGCCTGA
- the mihF gene encoding integration host factor, actinobacterial type, with translation MALPQLTDEQRAAALEKAAAARRARAELKDRLKRGGTNLKQVLKDAETDEVLGKMKVSALLEALPKVGKVKAQEIMTELEIAPTRRLRGLGDRQRKALLEKFDFTSD, from the coding sequence GTGGCCCTTCCCCAGTTGACCGACGAACAGCGCGCGGCAGCGTTGGAGAAGGCTGCTGCCGCACGTCGAGCGCGAGCCGAGCTCAAAGATCGGCTCAAGCGCGGCGGCACCAACCTCAAGCAGGTTCTCAAGGACGCTGAGACCGATGAGGTCTTGGGCAAGATGAAGGTCTCCGCACTGCTGGAGGCGCTGCCCAAGGTCGGCAAGGTCAAGGCTCAGGAGATCATGACCGAACTGGAGATCGCTCCGACCCGCCGCCTGCGCGGCCTCGGCGATCGCCAGCGCAAGGCGCTGCTGGAGAAGTTCGACTTCACCAGCGACTAA
- the gmk gene encoding guanylate kinase gives MNTGGGPDKAAVVVLSGPSAVGKSTVVRCLRDRIPDLHFSVSVTTRAPRPGEVDGVDYTFVSAEEFQRLIDNGELLEWAEIHGGLQRSGTPAAPIRAATAAGVPVLIEVDLAGARAVKAAMPEVTTVFLAPPSWEVLEERLVGRGTESPEVQARRLSTAREELAAQGDFDVVVVNRQLESACAELVSLLVAR, from the coding sequence TTGAACACTGGTGGTGGGCCGGACAAGGCTGCGGTCGTAGTCCTGTCCGGCCCTTCCGCTGTCGGGAAGTCCACGGTGGTGCGCTGTCTGCGCGACCGGATTCCCGACCTTCATTTCAGCGTGTCAGTCACGACACGCGCGCCGCGACCCGGTGAGGTCGACGGCGTGGACTACACGTTCGTCTCGGCCGAAGAGTTCCAGCGTCTGATCGACAACGGAGAACTCCTCGAGTGGGCCGAGATCCACGGCGGTCTGCAACGGTCGGGTACCCCGGCCGCGCCGATCCGTGCGGCCACCGCCGCCGGCGTCCCGGTACTGATCGAGGTCGATCTGGCCGGAGCCCGCGCCGTGAAGGCGGCGATGCCCGAGGTCACGACCGTCTTCCTCGCACCGCCCAGCTGGGAGGTGCTGGAGGAACGGCTGGTGGGACGCGGGACCGAAAGTCCCGAGGTCCAGGCCCGGCGGCTGAGCACCGCACGCGAGGAACTGGCCGCCCAGGGCGACTTCGATGTGGTGGTTGTCAACAGGCAATTGGAGTCGGCTTGCGCGGAATTGGTATCCTTGCTGGTGGCCCGCTAG
- the rpoZ gene encoding DNA-directed RNA polymerase subunit omega: protein MFVSTPVENIDAANAYDTPLGITNPPIDELLDRASSKYALVIYAAKRARQINDYYNQLGDGILEYVGPLVEPGLQEKPLSIAMREIHSDLLEHSEGE, encoded by the coding sequence ATCTTCGTGAGCACGCCTGTCGAGAACATCGACGCCGCCAACGCCTACGACACGCCGCTGGGCATCACCAACCCGCCCATCGATGAGCTGCTCGACCGTGCGTCGAGCAAGTACGCATTGGTCATCTATGCCGCCAAGCGTGCGCGCCAGATCAACGACTACTACAACCAGCTCGGCGACGGCATCCTGGAGTACGTCGGCCCGCTGGTCGAGCCGGGCCTGCAGGAGAAGCCGCTGTCGATCGCGATGCGCGAGATCCATTCCGATCTGCTCGAGCATTCCGAGGGCGAGTAA
- the coaBC gene encoding bifunctional phosphopantothenoylcysteine decarboxylase/phosphopantothenate--cysteine ligase CoaBC translates to MTDRKRIVVGVAGGIAAYKACTVVRQLTEAGHEVKVVPTESALKFVGAATFEALSGQPVHTGVFESVHEVPHVRIGQQADLVVVAPATADLLARAVAGRADDLLTGTLLTARCPVLFAPAMHTEMWFHPATVDNVAMLRSRGAVVLEPASGRLTGADTGPGRLPEAEEITTLAGLLLERPDALPYDLSGVKALVTAGGTREPLDPVRFIGNRSSGKQGYAVARVMAQRGAEVTLVAGNTSGLIDPAGVNVVHIGSATQLKEAVTKLASEANVLVMAAAVADFRPAQVATAKIKKGASEPSSIELIRNDDVLADAVRARAEGQLPNMRAIVGFAAETGDENGDVLFHARAKLKRKGCEMLVVNAVGEGKAFEVDHNDGWMLGADGTETALEHGSKTLMASRIVDAIGALLNG, encoded by the coding sequence ATGACCGACCGTAAACGGATCGTCGTCGGCGTTGCAGGCGGGATCGCCGCCTATAAGGCGTGCACCGTTGTCCGGCAGCTCACGGAAGCGGGCCACGAGGTCAAGGTGGTGCCGACCGAGTCGGCGCTGAAGTTCGTCGGTGCCGCGACGTTCGAGGCGCTGTCGGGTCAGCCGGTGCACACCGGCGTCTTCGAATCCGTCCACGAGGTTCCGCATGTCCGGATCGGCCAGCAGGCCGATCTGGTGGTGGTCGCCCCCGCGACGGCGGACCTGCTGGCCCGGGCGGTCGCCGGTCGGGCCGATGACCTGCTGACCGGGACCCTGTTGACCGCACGCTGTCCGGTGCTGTTCGCGCCGGCCATGCACACCGAGATGTGGTTCCACCCGGCCACCGTGGACAACGTCGCCATGTTGCGTTCTCGGGGTGCGGTGGTGCTCGAACCGGCCTCCGGGCGGCTCACCGGCGCCGACACCGGCCCGGGCCGGCTGCCCGAGGCCGAGGAGATCACCACCCTGGCGGGGCTGCTGCTGGAGCGTCCCGACGCCCTCCCGTACGACCTGTCCGGGGTGAAGGCGCTGGTGACCGCCGGCGGTACCCGCGAGCCGCTGGACCCGGTGCGCTTCATCGGCAACCGGAGTTCGGGCAAGCAGGGCTACGCGGTGGCCCGGGTGATGGCCCAGCGTGGCGCCGAGGTCACCCTGGTCGCCGGGAACACCTCCGGCCTGATCGATCCGGCCGGGGTCAACGTGGTGCACATCGGTTCGGCCACCCAGCTCAAAGAGGCGGTCACCAAGCTCGCCTCTGAAGCGAACGTCCTGGTGATGGCGGCCGCCGTCGCGGACTTCCGGCCGGCGCAGGTCGCCACGGCCAAGATCAAGAAGGGCGCATCCGAGCCCTCCTCGATCGAACTGATCCGAAATGACGACGTGCTCGCCGACGCTGTCCGCGCCCGCGCCGAGGGCCAGCTGCCCAATATGCGCGCAATCGTGGGCTTCGCCGCCGAGACCGGCGATGAGAACGGCGATGTGCTGTTCCACGCACGGGCCAAGCTCAAGCGCAAGGGCTGCGAAATGCTGGTGGTCAATGCGGTCGGGGAAGGCAAGGCCTTCGAGGTCGATCACAACGACGGCTGGATGCTGGGCGCCGACGGAACCGAAACCGCGTTGGAGCACGGCTCGAAGACTTTGATGGCCAGCCGTATCGTGGACGCGATCGGGGCGCTCCTGAACGGGTGA
- the metK gene encoding methionine adenosyltransferase, which yields MSTGRLFTSESVTEGHPDKICDAISDSILDSLLAVDPRSRVAVETAVTTGQVHVIGEVTTSAKEAFADINDTVRKRILEIGYDSSDKGFDGETAGVNIGIGRQSPDIAQGVDTAHETRVEGAGDPLDLQGAGDQGLMFGYAIKDTPELMPLPIALAHRLARRLAEVRKNGKLDYLRPDGKTQVTVQYDGTTPVRLDTVVLSTQHAAGIDLDGQLAPDIREQVVNTVLDDLNHDTLDTSDFRLLVNPTGKFVLGGPMGDAGLTGRKIIVDTYGGWARHGGGAFSGKDPSKVDRSAAYAMRWVAKNVVAAGLAERVEVQVAYAIGKAAPVGLFVETFGSETVDPARIEKAITAVFDLRPGAIVRDLDLLRPIYAPTAAYGHFGRTDIELPWEQTNKVEELKASV from the coding sequence GTGAGCACAGGTCGGCTGTTTACCAGCGAGTCGGTGACCGAAGGACACCCCGACAAGATCTGTGACGCCATCAGCGATTCGATCCTCGACTCCTTGCTGGCCGTCGATCCCAGGTCGCGGGTCGCGGTCGAGACCGCTGTCACGACCGGCCAGGTCCACGTCATCGGCGAGGTCACCACGTCCGCCAAGGAAGCCTTCGCCGACATCAACGACACCGTGCGCAAGCGCATCCTGGAGATCGGCTACGACTCCTCGGACAAGGGCTTCGACGGCGAGACCGCCGGTGTCAACATCGGCATCGGCCGCCAGTCGCCCGATATCGCCCAGGGCGTGGACACCGCTCACGAGACCCGCGTCGAGGGCGCCGGCGATCCGCTGGACCTGCAGGGCGCCGGTGACCAGGGGCTGATGTTCGGCTACGCCATCAAGGACACCCCGGAACTGATGCCGCTGCCGATCGCGCTGGCCCACCGGCTGGCCCGTCGCCTCGCCGAGGTGCGCAAGAACGGCAAGCTGGACTACCTGCGCCCGGACGGCAAGACCCAGGTCACCGTGCAGTACGACGGCACCACCCCGGTCCGGCTGGACACCGTGGTGCTGTCCACCCAGCACGCCGCGGGCATCGACCTGGACGGCCAGCTGGCGCCCGACATCCGCGAGCAGGTCGTCAACACCGTGCTCGACGACCTCAACCACGACACCCTGGACACCTCCGACTTCCGGCTGTTGGTCAACCCGACCGGCAAGTTCGTGCTCGGTGGCCCGATGGGTGACGCCGGCCTGACCGGCCGCAAGATCATCGTCGACACCTACGGCGGCTGGGCCCGTCACGGCGGCGGCGCCTTCTCCGGCAAGGATCCCTCGAAGGTGGACCGTTCGGCCGCCTACGCGATGCGCTGGGTGGCCAAGAACGTCGTCGCCGCCGGCCTGGCCGAGCGGGTCGAGGTGCAGGTCGCCTACGCGATCGGCAAGGCCGCCCCGGTGGGTCTGTTCGTCGAGACCTTCGGCTCCGAGACCGTCGACCCGGCCCGGATCGAGAAGGCCATCACCGCGGTGTTCGATCTGCGCCCCGGCGCCATCGTGCGGGATCTGGATCTGCTGCGCCCGATCTACGCACCGACCGCCGCGTACGGCCACTTCGGCCGCACCGACATCGAGCTGCCCTGGGAGCAGACCAACAAGGTCGAGGAGCTCAAGGCTTCCGTCTAG